The Sphingopyxis fribergensis genome contains a region encoding:
- a CDS encoding O-antigen ligase family protein, with amino-acid sequence MLAFFLGLVFLMGGASRVDATSLVVLRPVSVLICAAALFTFRREHWQGRGWLLALMAAIFALSLSHVIPLPPAVWQAFPGRAEVAELDRLAGLGDIWRPLSLTPMNGWHAFASLFAPLAVILLGLQLRRNESHLLLIILIGLGVLSGLLGLLQVIGDPNGPLYLYRITNNGSAVGFFANRNHAALMLAMLFPMLAIFASNPEGTIDAQQWRRLLAISLGVVLLPLILVSGSRAGLILTLIGLLSIPALYRRPADGRQVRRGGKRFQIKPLPLVGGMAVLALAMLTIVFSRAQSIERLMNRDSADEARMDFWKTSVELFWKYFPMGSGSGSFANAYQVIEPNRMLGHFFVNRAHNDWLEVAVTFGLPAVLLMVICVFAFFRVTLSIWRRQPATSRTTQFARLGSVMVAMLALASVPDYPVRIPIMMCVAAVASLWLAGGGAAGDRAKDAAWQGGK; translated from the coding sequence TTGCTGGCGTTCTTCCTGGGTCTGGTGTTCCTTATGGGCGGCGCGTCGCGGGTCGATGCCACGTCACTCGTCGTCCTGCGCCCGGTTTCGGTATTGATCTGCGCCGCGGCGCTCTTCACCTTCCGCCGTGAGCATTGGCAGGGCCGCGGCTGGCTCCTCGCGCTGATGGCTGCGATATTTGCGTTGAGCCTGTCCCACGTCATCCCTTTGCCGCCTGCTGTCTGGCAGGCCTTTCCCGGCCGCGCCGAGGTTGCCGAACTCGACCGTCTGGCTGGCCTCGGTGACATCTGGCGGCCGCTCAGCCTGACTCCCATGAATGGCTGGCACGCGTTCGCCTCTTTGTTCGCGCCGCTCGCAGTGATTCTCCTTGGGCTGCAGCTGCGCCGCAATGAGAGTCATCTTTTGCTGATTATTTTGATCGGACTCGGCGTTTTGTCGGGTCTGCTCGGGCTGTTACAGGTCATCGGTGATCCGAATGGCCCGCTTTATCTGTACCGGATCACAAACAATGGTTCGGCGGTCGGATTTTTTGCGAACCGTAACCACGCCGCGCTGATGCTCGCCATGCTTTTTCCGATGCTGGCCATTTTTGCGTCAAATCCTGAGGGAACCATCGACGCTCAGCAGTGGCGCCGGCTGCTCGCGATCTCGCTGGGCGTGGTGCTGCTGCCGCTGATTTTGGTGAGCGGATCGCGTGCAGGGCTGATTTTGACGCTGATCGGATTACTGTCGATCCCGGCGCTGTATCGTCGCCCGGCCGACGGGCGTCAGGTTCGCCGTGGCGGAAAGCGGTTCCAGATCAAGCCGCTCCCCTTGGTCGGCGGGATGGCGGTTCTGGCTCTTGCGATGCTCACCATTGTTTTTTCGCGCGCGCAGTCGATCGAGCGCCTCATGAATCGTGACAGTGCCGACGAAGCCCGCATGGATTTCTGGAAAACTTCGGTCGAACTTTTCTGGAAATATTTCCCGATGGGATCGGGTTCCGGGTCGTTTGCCAATGCGTATCAAGTCATCGAGCCTAACCGCATGTTGGGTCACTTCTTTGTCAACCGCGCCCATAATGACTGGCTGGAAGTGGCTGTGACCTTCGGATTGCCCGCGGTCCTGTTGATGGTTATTTGCGTGTTCGCCTTTTTCCGCGTCACTCTCTCGATATGGCGCCGCCAGCCGGCGACCAGTCGCACGACCCAGTTCGCCCGTCTGGGTTCGGTGATGGTGGCGATGCTCGCCCTTGCCAGCGTCCCTGACTACCCCGTTCGAATTCCGATCATGATGTGCGTCGCCGCCGTGGCGAGCCTCTGGCTTGCCGGGGGCGGAGCCGCGGGCGACCGCGCAAAAGACGCTGCGTGGCAGGGAGGCAAGTGA
- a CDS encoding Gfo/Idh/MocA family protein has protein sequence MIKLALVGCGRIAKRHSELLGNQQIENAGLAAVCDIVEAKARVIGEQFGVPWFTDMHKMAREADIDAFVVLTESGNHASNVIELAPYGKHIIVEKPMALTLTDADHMIAACDEAGVKLFVVKQNRFNVPVVKLREALKVGRFGKLVMGTVRVRWCRPQAYYDQDAWRGTWALDGGVLTNQASHHVDLLEWMMGDVVSVSAMSATRLVDIEAEDTAAVILTFANGALGIIEATGGTRPKDLEGSISILGEGGTVVIGGFAVNKLETWNFLDAGPEDADVIEKYSVNPPSVYGFGHQAYYEHVVDVIRNGGPQLVDGIQGRRSLELISAIYESIETGRRVDLRFNPKVAKLGRG, from the coding sequence ATGATTAAATTGGCGTTGGTTGGTTGCGGTCGGATCGCGAAGCGGCATTCGGAATTGCTGGGCAATCAGCAGATCGAGAATGCCGGGCTCGCGGCGGTCTGCGACATTGTCGAGGCAAAGGCGCGGGTGATCGGGGAGCAGTTCGGCGTGCCCTGGTTCACCGACATGCACAAAATGGCGCGTGAGGCGGACATCGATGCGTTCGTGGTGCTGACCGAGAGCGGCAATCATGCGTCGAATGTCATCGAATTGGCGCCCTATGGTAAACATATCATCGTCGAAAAGCCGATGGCGCTGACCCTGACCGACGCCGATCATATGATCGCGGCTTGCGACGAAGCCGGGGTGAAATTGTTTGTGGTCAAGCAGAACCGTTTCAACGTTCCCGTGGTCAAGCTACGCGAGGCGTTGAAAGTCGGCAGGTTCGGCAAACTTGTCATGGGAACGGTGCGCGTGCGCTGGTGCCGTCCGCAGGCCTATTATGACCAGGACGCCTGGCGCGGTACCTGGGCGCTCGATGGTGGCGTCCTGACCAATCAGGCCAGCCACCATGTCGACCTGCTCGAATGGATGATGGGCGATGTCGTGTCGGTGTCAGCGATGAGTGCGACGCGCCTTGTCGATATCGAGGCCGAAGACACGGCTGCGGTGATCCTGACCTTCGCCAACGGCGCGCTCGGCATCATAGAGGCGACCGGCGGGACGCGTCCCAAGGATCTCGAAGGGTCGATTTCCATCCTTGGCGAGGGCGGCACGGTCGTGATCGGCGGTTTCGCGGTGAACAAGCTCGAGACCTGGAATTTCCTCGATGCCGGCCCCGAAGACGCCGACGTGATCGAGAAATATTCGGTCAATCCGCCCAGTGTGTACGGGTTTGGGCATCAGGCCTATTACGAACATGTCGTCGATGTGATCCGCAACGGGGGCCCCCAGCTGGTCGACGGAATTCAGGGGCGACGCAGCCTCGAGCTGATCTCTGCCATCTATGAATCGATCGAAACAGGGCGGCGTGTCGATCTCCGTTTCAATCCCAAGGTAGCCAAGCTCGGCCGCGGCTGA
- the wecC gene encoding UDP-N-acetyl-D-mannosamine dehydrogenase produces the protein MPIDSEQKVTVLGLGYIGLPTAALIARSGCKVTGIDVSQHVVDTVNNGKVHIEEVDLDGLVQGVVSRGTLVASTEVAPADTFVIAVPTPHDDEHRPDISHVLSAARAIAPKLQVGNLVILESTSPVGTTEKIAALLAELRPDLKIPGACTGAADIFVAYCPERVLPGRILIELVDNDRCIGGITPRCARRAMTFYRQFVRGACVTTSARAAEMVKLVENSYRDVNIAFANELSMMAEHMGVDVWEVIRLANRHPRVNILQPGPGVGGHCIAVDPWFLVHGAPDHSRLIRTAREVNLAKTAHVIGAAEMLVSQHPNARVACLGLAFKPNIDDFRESPAVEIAAALARRFGKQIEIVEPYARGLPMEFAGTGAELIDLDTALAVCDLLIVLVDHDLFKSIPMEERGDKIVYDTRGLWLDQPNGGGTNRLHRAA, from the coding sequence GTGCCCATTGATAGCGAACAGAAAGTCACGGTCCTCGGGCTTGGTTATATCGGTCTGCCGACCGCAGCGCTCATCGCGCGTTCGGGCTGCAAGGTAACAGGTATCGACGTCAGTCAGCATGTCGTCGACACCGTGAACAACGGCAAAGTCCATATCGAGGAAGTCGATCTCGACGGCCTCGTCCAGGGCGTCGTGTCGCGCGGAACGCTTGTTGCGTCGACCGAGGTCGCGCCCGCCGACACCTTCGTCATTGCCGTCCCTACCCCGCACGATGACGAGCATCGCCCCGACATCAGCCATGTCCTCTCGGCCGCGCGGGCGATCGCGCCCAAATTGCAGGTCGGCAATCTCGTCATTCTCGAATCGACCTCGCCTGTCGGCACGACCGAAAAGATCGCCGCGCTGCTCGCCGAACTTCGCCCCGACCTCAAAATACCCGGCGCCTGCACCGGCGCCGCCGACATCTTCGTCGCTTACTGCCCGGAACGCGTGCTGCCGGGGCGTATCCTCATCGAGCTGGTCGACAACGACCGCTGCATCGGCGGCATCACCCCACGTTGCGCGCGCCGCGCGATGACCTTCTACCGCCAGTTCGTCCGCGGCGCGTGCGTCACGACCTCGGCGCGCGCCGCCGAAATGGTGAAGCTGGTCGAGAACAGCTATCGCGACGTCAACATCGCCTTCGCCAATGAGCTGTCGATGATGGCCGAACATATGGGCGTCGACGTGTGGGAGGTGATCCGCCTCGCCAACCGCCATCCGCGCGTCAATATCCTCCAGCCCGGCCCCGGTGTCGGCGGCCATTGCATCGCGGTCGACCCCTGGTTCCTCGTCCATGGCGCGCCCGACCACAGCCGCCTGATCCGCACCGCGCGCGAGGTGAACCTGGCGAAGACCGCGCATGTCATCGGCGCTGCCGAAATGCTCGTGTCGCAGCATCCGAACGCGCGCGTCGCCTGCCTCGGCCTCGCCTTCAAGCCCAATATCGACGATTTCCGCGAAAGCCCTGCGGTCGAAATCGCCGCCGCGCTCGCACGCCGCTTCGGCAAGCAGATCGAGATCGTCGAACCCTATGCTCGGGGTCTGCCGATGGAATTCGCCGGAACCGGAGCCGAACTGATCGATCTGGATACCGCCCTCGCTGTATGCGATCTGCTGATCGTCCTCGTCGACCATGACCTGTTCAAATCAATCCCGATGGAGGAACGCGGGGACAAGATCGTCTACGATACACGCGGCCTGTGGCTCGACCAGCCGAACGGCGGTGGCACCAATCGTTTGCATCGGGCCGCCTGA
- the wecB gene encoding non-hydrolyzing UDP-N-acetylglucosamine 2-epimerase yields MFPVVHALRAQPNIDVRLCVTAQHREMLDQVLDIAQLVPDIDLDVMTPNQSLDALLARLVTGIGEAFDAEKPDRVLVHGDTLTTMAATLAAYFRKIPVGHVEAGLRSGNIYHPWPEEVNRKVTGVVADLHFAPTETAAAALRAENVPANHIHVTGNTVIDALLATQTRIGEEPALAAGLDPLLERFAGKRLIAVTSHRRENFGDGMKAIADAIAGIAARPDVAVIFPVHPNPHVRSAMEPILGGLSNVALIDPLDYPHFVRLLGASSLVLTDSGGVQEEAPSLGKPVLVMRETTERPEGIAAGTARLVGTDKNRIVSEIFSLLDDESAYEAMARAHNPFGDGKAAERIAEIIARAH; encoded by the coding sequence ATGTTCCCCGTCGTTCACGCGCTGCGTGCGCAGCCGAACATCGACGTGCGGCTCTGTGTCACCGCCCAGCATCGCGAAATGCTCGACCAGGTCCTCGATATCGCTCAACTTGTCCCCGATATCGATCTGGATGTGATGACGCCGAACCAGTCGCTTGACGCACTGCTCGCGCGCTTGGTCACGGGCATTGGCGAAGCGTTCGATGCCGAAAAGCCCGACCGCGTCCTCGTCCACGGCGACACTCTGACGACGATGGCGGCGACGCTCGCCGCCTATTTCCGCAAGATCCCGGTCGGACATGTCGAGGCGGGTTTGCGCAGCGGCAATATCTATCACCCCTGGCCCGAGGAGGTGAACCGCAAGGTCACCGGCGTCGTCGCCGATCTGCATTTCGCGCCGACCGAGACCGCCGCAGCCGCGCTGCGCGCTGAAAACGTGCCTGCGAACCATATTCATGTCACGGGAAACACGGTGATCGACGCCCTGCTGGCGACCCAGACGCGGATCGGCGAGGAGCCGGCGCTTGCCGCCGGTCTCGATCCGCTTCTCGAACGCTTCGCGGGCAAGCGCCTTATCGCGGTCACATCGCATCGGCGCGAAAATTTTGGCGACGGGATGAAAGCCATAGCCGATGCCATCGCCGGGATAGCCGCGCGCCCCGACGTCGCGGTGATCTTTCCCGTCCATCCCAACCCGCATGTGCGCAGCGCAATGGAGCCCATTCTCGGCGGCCTTTCCAATGTTGCTCTGATCGATCCGCTCGACTATCCCCATTTCGTCCGCCTGCTCGGCGCGAGCAGCCTTGTCCTTACCGACAGCGGCGGGGTGCAGGAAGAAGCGCCTTCGCTGGGCAAGCCCGTACTGGTGATGCGCGAGACAACCGAACGCCCCGAAGGCATCGCGGCGGGCACCGCGCGGCTTGTCGGAACCGACAAAAATCGCATCGTTTCAGAAATTTTCAGCCTTTTGGACGATGAAAGCGCCTATGAGGCCATGGCCCGCGCCCATAATCCGTTCGGCGACGGCAAGGCGGCGGAAAGAATTGCGGAGATTATTGCGCGTGCCCATTGA
- a CDS encoding metallophosphoesterase family protein: MSFFSRFARPRAAPPTSRAVPDGSLIYAIGDIHGRDDLFAALLDEIDADRSRRPHEQCILVLLGDLVDRGPDSDKVIDRAIGLRDRFDRMHHLIGNHEECMLAALTGEVRALRYFIRIGGDATVRSYLRDDALYEATSFEELADIFPRRVPQSHVDFLGCGEDLVEYGDYVFVHAGVRPGVALDRQKTSDLRWIREDFLGSESEHGRMVVHGHTISEDVERRANRIGIDTGAYATGKLTAIGLSKSDHWFVQVQHEAA, from the coding sequence ATGAGTTTTTTTTCGCGCTTTGCCAGACCGCGCGCCGCGCCGCCGACTTCGCGTGCCGTTCCTGACGGCTCGCTGATCTATGCGATCGGCGACATCCACGGGCGGGACGACCTGTTTGCGGCGTTGCTGGACGAAATCGATGCGGATCGCAGCCGTCGCCCGCACGAGCAGTGCATATTGGTTCTGCTCGGCGACTTGGTCGATCGCGGACCCGATTCGGACAAGGTGATCGACCGCGCGATCGGGCTTCGCGACCGGTTCGACCGGATGCATCACCTGATCGGAAATCACGAGGAATGTATGCTGGCGGCGCTGACCGGAGAGGTCCGGGCACTTCGCTATTTCATCCGAATCGGCGGTGATGCGACCGTGCGCAGCTACTTGCGCGACGACGCACTATATGAGGCGACCAGCTTCGAAGAACTGGCGGACATATTCCCCCGGCGCGTCCCGCAGTCGCATGTCGATTTTCTGGGGTGTGGTGAGGATCTGGTCGAATATGGCGATTATGTCTTTGTCCATGCGGGCGTCCGGCCCGGCGTTGCACTCGACCGGCAAAAGACAAGCGACCTTCGCTGGATTCGCGAAGATTTCCTTGGCAGTGAATCCGAGCATGGCCGGATGGTCGTGCACGGCCACACCATCAGCGAAGATGTCGAACGCAGGGCAAACCGGATCGGCATCGACACCGGCGCCTATGCCACCGGCAAGCTGACAGCCATTGGGCTCAGCAAGTCCGACCATTGGTTTGTACAGGTCCAGCACGAAGCGGCGTAG
- a CDS encoding polysaccharide biosynthesis/export family protein, producing MTVIDSLPEPVARLESGQSTPFKLGADDVVAVRVFGSPDASIESVRIDKSGRLSVPVAGVINAGGLSIEELEAQIVARLRANYFRNPQVSVSLLEVESAKLTVDGQVGKPGLHPVVPNMTLIQAIATAEGTTENARLSEVVIFRTVNDQKYAALYDLQAIRRGNYADPAVFANDKIVVGDSSARRLFRDFIQIIPLLTTPIIVAFQK from the coding sequence ATGACCGTCATCGATTCCCTGCCCGAACCAGTGGCACGGCTGGAATCGGGCCAATCTACGCCTTTCAAGCTCGGCGCCGATGATGTTGTGGCTGTGCGCGTATTTGGAAGCCCGGACGCAAGCATCGAGAGCGTCCGGATCGATAAGAGCGGACGATTGTCGGTGCCCGTTGCTGGCGTGATCAATGCAGGCGGCCTGTCGATCGAGGAACTGGAAGCGCAGATTGTCGCACGCCTTCGCGCCAATTATTTTCGTAATCCTCAGGTGTCTGTCAGCCTGTTGGAAGTCGAAAGCGCGAAGCTGACTGTTGATGGCCAAGTCGGGAAGCCCGGTCTTCATCCGGTTGTGCCGAATATGACGCTGATCCAGGCGATTGCGACCGCCGAGGGAACGACCGAGAACGCGCGCTTGAGCGAGGTCGTGATCTTCCGGACGGTAAACGATCAGAAATACGCCGCACTTTATGATCTGCAGGCGATCCGGCGCGGCAATTACGCTGACCCGGCGGTGTTTGCGAATGACAAGATCGTGGTGGGCGATTCGTCCGCACGGCGCTTGTTCCGCGATTTTATCCAGATCATTCCGTTGCTGACAACGCCGATTATCGTGGCATTCCAGAAATAA
- a CDS encoding GumC family protein, whose translation MLQTINPMPSGAVGDISDNQEDQASLAPPILLQYWQVVLRWKWVIAGVVLAALATGLLVTLLATPQYTAMSRIEISRDQKKVTNVEGLESADAGRDIEFYQTQYSLLKARSLAERVARQLRLASNDAFFAAHDISPDEGTLFSGGNGGRLSASERQRREKLVVDLLLDHVAVAPIRGSALVDISYTSASPDLSAKVANMWTQQFIVQSMDRRFASTADARQFLEGRLADLRLRLETSERQLVNYAAEKGIVALGKSKSADGRTEVDRTLVSSDLEALNEALAKSTADRIAAESRARSGGGVTAEALANTGINQIRQKRAEAAAEYAKMLVQFEPDYPPAKALAEQIRALDSSIAREEGRVFSSRSTEYREAAARESDLRARVEQLKGRMSQQQRDNIQYNIVQREVDTNRELYDGLLQRYKEIGVAGIGANNISVVDAAKTPDRPSSPHLLLNLALALLAGLGLAAIATIALDQIDEGLRDPSQVNRLLQVPLLGSVPEAGEGDALDLLRDAKSPLSESYLSIRSNLAFSTDHGVPKSLMVTSTRPAEGKSTTSLALATVLGRTGKNVLLIDADMRSPSMHQFTGQANKAGLSNFLAGDNDWQQLVVNTDAKGLSLLPAGPMPPSAAELLSSDRMLLLVDHALKHYDHVVIDSPPILGLADAPLLARAVEGCIFVAEAEGVAVRGIKASLGRLHAVHAHVFGLILTKLRHRQAGYGYGYGYGYGYGTDGAES comes from the coding sequence ATGCTGCAAACAATTAACCCGATGCCTTCCGGGGCGGTCGGCGATATTTCTGACAATCAAGAGGATCAGGCCAGTCTCGCCCCGCCGATCCTTCTTCAATATTGGCAGGTGGTCCTTCGCTGGAAGTGGGTCATCGCGGGTGTCGTGCTTGCCGCGCTGGCAACCGGCCTGCTCGTGACCCTCCTCGCGACGCCGCAATATACGGCGATGTCGCGAATCGAGATCAGTCGCGACCAGAAGAAGGTTACCAACGTTGAAGGTCTGGAATCGGCAGATGCCGGGCGCGACATCGAATTCTATCAGACCCAATATTCGCTGCTGAAAGCGCGGTCGCTTGCCGAGCGAGTTGCGCGACAATTGCGCCTTGCCTCGAACGATGCCTTTTTTGCGGCGCACGACATCAGCCCGGACGAAGGCACACTTTTTTCTGGCGGCAACGGTGGCCGGTTGAGCGCCAGCGAGCGGCAACGGCGTGAAAAGCTTGTCGTAGATCTGCTTCTCGACCATGTTGCCGTCGCACCTATACGCGGCTCGGCGCTGGTTGATATCAGCTATACCAGCGCGTCGCCTGACCTGTCGGCGAAGGTCGCGAACATGTGGACCCAGCAGTTCATTGTTCAAAGCATGGATCGCCGCTTTGCATCTACGGCGGACGCGCGTCAGTTCCTCGAGGGACGCCTCGCCGATCTTCGCCTCCGTCTCGAGACCTCGGAACGCCAGCTCGTAAACTATGCTGCTGAAAAGGGCATCGTGGCGCTGGGCAAGAGCAAGAGTGCCGATGGACGCACCGAAGTAGACCGCACGCTGGTTTCGAGCGATCTCGAAGCACTGAACGAAGCGCTTGCGAAGTCGACGGCGGATCGTATCGCCGCCGAGAGCCGGGCACGCAGCGGCGGCGGTGTTACGGCCGAGGCGCTGGCGAATACCGGGATCAACCAGATTCGCCAGAAGCGCGCGGAAGCCGCTGCCGAATATGCGAAGATGCTGGTTCAATTCGAGCCCGACTATCCGCCGGCCAAGGCGCTTGCAGAACAGATCCGGGCGCTGGATTCGAGTATCGCGCGCGAGGAAGGGCGTGTCTTTTCGAGCCGGTCGACCGAATATCGTGAAGCGGCGGCTCGCGAGAGCGACTTGCGCGCACGCGTCGAGCAGCTGAAAGGACGTATGAGCCAGCAGCAGCGCGACAACATCCAATATAATATTGTTCAGCGTGAGGTCGACACCAACCGCGAACTCTATGATGGCCTTCTTCAGCGCTACAAGGAAATTGGTGTCGCCGGCATCGGCGCGAACAATATCTCGGTGGTGGATGCTGCGAAGACGCCGGACCGGCCTTCGTCGCCGCACTTGCTGCTCAATCTTGCGCTGGCGCTCCTCGCGGGTCTCGGCCTCGCTGCGATCGCAACCATCGCGCTCGACCAGATCGACGAAGGGCTTCGCGATCCGAGCCAGGTTAACCGCCTGCTGCAGGTTCCATTGCTGGGCAGCGTTCCGGAGGCTGGAGAGGGCGACGCGCTCGACCTGCTTCGCGATGCCAAGTCGCCCTTGTCGGAATCCTATCTCAGTATCCGGTCAAACTTGGCATTCTCGACCGATCACGGCGTCCCCAAATCGCTCATGGTCACGAGCACCCGGCCCGCCGAAGGCAAGAGTACGACCAGCCTCGCGCTGGCCACCGTTCTGGGCCGAACCGGCAAGAATGTGTTGCTGATCGATGCGGACATGCGATCGCCTTCGATGCATCAGTTCACGGGCCAGGCCAACAAGGCCGGTCTCAGCAACTTCCTTGCGGGCGACAATGATTGGCAGCAGTTGGTCGTTAACACTGATGCAAAGGGGCTGAGCCTGTTGCCGGCAGGACCGATGCCGCCTAGCGCCGCCGAACTGCTGAGCAGCGATCGTATGCTCCTCCTCGTCGACCACGCGCTCAAGCACTACGACCATGTCGTGATCGATTCTCCGCCGATTCTCGGTCTGGCTGATGCACCGCTGCTGGCGCGCGCGGTCGAAGGTTGCATTTTCGTGGCCGAAGCCGAGGGCGTCGCGGTTCGCGGTATCAAGGCGTCGCTCGGACGGCTCCATGCGGTGCACGCCCATGTCTTCGGTCTTATCCTGACCAAGCTGAGGCATCGTCAGGCGGGCTATGGCTATGGTTACGGCTATGGCTATGGCTATGGCACGGATGGGGCAGAGAGCTGA
- a CDS encoding DegT/DnrJ/EryC1/StrS family aminotransferase — protein sequence MSIPFVDLHAQYLSLKDEIDGAIARVIAASSFVRGPDVELFESEYSALMGANHTVSCANGTDAIYIAMKALGIKPGDEVITTAQSWISTSETIGQHGAKPIFVDIDPVTSTIDVSKIAEKITNRTVGMIPVHLYGQMADMPAIMAIAEKHGLWVIEDCAQAHLATIDGRKAGSFGHIATWSFYPGKNLGAMGDAGAITTNDAALARHMACFARHGGLVKGDHEMEGINSRLDGIQAAILNVKLPHLAGWTERRRAVAKRYDALLADVPGIVTPTEVAGREHVYHLYVIETDDRDGLAAALKGRGVPTVVNYKRSLPFLPCYAHLEHRPEDFPVAHRLQGRILSLPIYAELTVAQQDQIAAALHEVAAAVA from the coding sequence ATGTCCATTCCTTTCGTTGACCTCCATGCGCAATATCTGTCGCTTAAGGACGAGATCGACGGCGCTATTGCGCGGGTGATCGCGGCAAGCAGCTTTGTCCGCGGTCCCGACGTCGAACTGTTCGAAAGCGAATATTCGGCGTTGATGGGGGCGAACCATACCGTGTCGTGCGCGAATGGCACCGACGCGATCTATATCGCGATGAAGGCGCTCGGCATCAAACCCGGCGATGAGGTGATCACGACCGCGCAGTCGTGGATATCGACTTCGGAGACGATCGGGCAGCACGGCGCAAAACCGATTTTCGTCGATATCGACCCCGTCACATCAACGATCGATGTGTCGAAAATAGCCGAAAAGATCACGAACCGCACTGTCGGCATGATCCCCGTGCACCTGTATGGCCAGATGGCGGACATGCCCGCGATCATGGCAATTGCCGAAAAGCACGGCCTGTGGGTGATCGAGGATTGCGCGCAGGCGCACCTCGCCACGATCGACGGCCGCAAGGCCGGCAGCTTTGGCCATATCGCGACCTGGTCCTTCTATCCGGGCAAGAATCTCGGTGCGATGGGCGATGCCGGGGCGATCACCACCAACGACGCCGCGCTGGCGCGCCACATGGCCTGCTTTGCGCGTCATGGCGGCCTGGTGAAGGGCGATCATGAGATGGAGGGCATCAACTCGCGCCTCGACGGAATCCAGGCCGCCATCCTCAACGTTAAGCTGCCGCATCTGGCCGGCTGGACCGAACGCCGCCGCGCAGTGGCAAAGCGGTACGACGCGTTGCTCGCAGACGTTCCAGGCATCGTCACGCCCACCGAAGTCGCCGGGCGCGAACATGTCTATCACCTCTATGTGATCGAGACCGACGATCGCGACGGCCTTGCTGCTGCGCTGAAGGGTCGCGGTGTTCCCACCGTAGTCAACTACAAGCGGTCGCTGCCCTTTCTCCCTTGCTACGCGCACCTGGAGCACCGACCGGAGGATTTCCCGGTCGCGCATCGGCTGCAAGGCCGCATCCTTTCGCTTCCGATCTATGCCGAACTGACCGTGGCGCAGCAGGATCAGATTGCGGCTGCTCTGCATGAGGTGGCGGCCGCCGTTGCATGA
- a CDS encoding acyltransferase, whose protein sequence is MTGSVNRKAVGIVNVICGANVTVVEPSNVYGCTVGDDVFIGPFVEIQKDVRIGARTRVQSHSFICELVTMGTDCFVGHGVMFVNDRFASGGPARGNKSKWESTSIGDRVSIGSNATIMPVTICDDVVIGAGSVVTKSIVQPGTYAGNPARLLRHHS, encoded by the coding sequence ATGACCGGTAGCGTCAATCGCAAGGCAGTTGGCATCGTCAATGTGATCTGCGGTGCCAATGTCACGGTCGTCGAGCCGTCAAACGTCTATGGCTGCACCGTCGGCGACGATGTTTTCATTGGTCCCTTTGTCGAAATCCAGAAGGACGTCAGGATTGGCGCGCGAACCCGGGTTCAAAGCCACAGCTTCATTTGCGAGCTGGTGACGATGGGCACCGACTGTTTCGTCGGTCATGGCGTCATGTTTGTGAACGACCGTTTCGCGAGCGGGGGCCCCGCGCGGGGCAACAAGAGCAAATGGGAATCCACCTCGATTGGCGATCGCGTGTCGATCGGTTCGAACGCGACGATCATGCCGGTGACGATTTGCGACGATGTCGTGATCGGCGCTGGATCGGTCGTCACAAAATCTATCGTCCAGCCCGGTACCTACGCCGGCAATCCGGCGCGCCTCCTGCGCCACCACAGCTAA